In Nitrospirota bacterium, a genomic segment contains:
- a CDS encoding cation-transporting P-type ATPase, translating into MGAAGTDVAIETGDIVLMSDDLSKIPYVLNLSRRAVNNIRQNIIISMTIIGFLVPVALMGWIGLVPGILINEVGGLLVIINGLRLLR; encoded by the coding sequence ATGGGCGCTGCCGGGACAGATGTTGCAATAGAGACAGGAGATATAGTCCTTATGTCTGATGACCTGTCCAAAATACCTTATGTGTTGAACCTGAGCAGGAGGGCGGTCAATAATATCAGGCAGAATATCATTATCTCAATGACTATAATAGGTTTTCTGGTGCCTGTAGCCTTGATGGGGTGGATCGGCCTTGTACCCGGGATTCTGATAAATGAAGTAGGGGGCCTGTTGGTTATTATCAACGGGCTGCGTCTTCTGAGATGA